A single region of the Brachypodium distachyon strain Bd21 chromosome 3, Brachypodium_distachyon_v3.0, whole genome shotgun sequence genome encodes:
- the LOC100830636 gene encoding vacuolar protein sorting-associated protein 18 homolog, producing MDAGQLFSVDPLERQAARGHGAVTSMAAGSDVIVLGTSRGWLVRHDFSFEDAQDLDLGGGRSGEHAVHRVFLDPGGKHCVVTVIHPGGAETYYHHARWPRPKLLPRLRGLLVNAVAWNRQSITEASTKEVILGTESGQIFEMAVDEADKKEKYVKLLFELTELREGIKDLQMETATAGIATRYYVMAVTPTRLYSFTGIGSLETVFASYSDRAIHFMELPGEIPNSELHFFIKQRRAKHFGWLSGAGIYHGELNFGAQHSSTSGDENFVENKGFFDYSKLGDSGMKPRSFALSEFHFLMLIGDKIKVVNRISQQIVEELVVDNTPESSKGIIGLCSDASTGIFYAYDDNSIFQVSTSDEGRDMWQVYLDMKAYPVALSHCRNSFQRDQVYLVQADAAFAAKEYYIAASFYAKMNYILSFEEISLKFISVGEQDALRTFLLRRLDNLTKDDKMQITMISTWATELYLDKINRLLLEDGTGTTTNVVADSPNSEYRSVVNEFRAFLSDSKEVLDEATTMLLLESYGRVDELVYFAGLKEQYEIVVHHYIQQGEARKALEVLQRHNVPVDLVYKFAPDLIMLDAYETVESWMMARSKLSPGKLIPAMMRYVSEPHAKNETHEVIKYLEFCVKDLNSEDPGVHNLLLSLYSKKADESQLLQFLDTKFGNGQANGPEFFYEPQYALRLCLQEKRMRACVRIYSMMSMHEEAVALALRVDLELAKAEADKVEDDEELRKKLWLKVAKHVIEQEKGVKRENIKKAIEFLSETNNLLKIEDILPFFPDFVLIDDFKEEICKSLKDYNSQIEQLKQEMDDATRGADNIRSDIGALAQRYTVIDREEECGVCRRKILTVGGLHQVGRSYTSVGHMAPFYVFPCGHAFHANCLIGHVTRCTSQAQAEKILNLQKQLSLMDRKAAKENGGTANGESVMSTTPVDKLRSQLDDAVASECPFCGDLMIKEISLPFIRPEESVEKASWEIKPQPTAQKILPMTMSI from the exons atggacgccggccAGCTCTTCTCCGTCGACCCTCTCGAGCGCCAGGCCGCGCGGGGCCACGGCGCCGTcacctccatggccgccggcagcGACGTCATCGTCCTCGGCACCTCCCGCGGCTGGCTCGTCCGCCacgacttctccttcgagGACGCCCAGG atctcgacctcggcggcggccgctccGGCGAGCACGCCGTGCACCGGGTGTTCCTGGACCCCGGGGGCAAGCACTGCGTCGTCACGGTGATCCATCCGGGGGGCGCCGAGACGTACTACCACCACGCCAGGTGGCCGCGCCCCAAGCTGCTGCCCCGCctccgcggcctcctcgtcaATGCCGTCGCCTGGAATCGCCAGTCCATCACCGAAG CGTCGACCAAGGAGGTGATCCTTGGGACGGAGAGTGGGCAGATCTTCGAGATGGCAGTGGACGAGGCCGACAAGAAGGAGAAGTATGTGAAGCTGCTCTTTGAGCTCACCGAACTGCGAGAGGGCATCAAGGACCTGCAG ATGGAGACTGCAACGGCTGGGATTGCCACAAGATACTATGTGATGGCTGTCACGCCCACACGGCTCTACTCGTTCACCGGCATTGGTTCACTGGAA ACTGTTTTTGCAAGCTATTCCGACCGTGCCATCCACTTCATGGAGCTCCCAGGAGAAATACCTAATAG TGAACTACACTTCTTTATCAAGCAAAGAAGGGCTAAACACTTTGGATGGCTTTCTGGAGCTGGAATTTATCACGGTGAACTTAATTTTGGAGCTCAACACAG CTCTACTAGTGGAGATGAGAATTTTGTGGAAAATAAAGGTTTCTTTGACTATTCAAAACTAGGAGATTCTGGCATGAAACCAAGATCATTTGCACTATCTGAGTTTCATTTTCTGATGTTGATTGGGGACAAGATTAAG GTAGTGAACAGAATTAGTCAGCAAATTGTGGAGGAACTTGTCGTTGACAATACACCAGAATCTTCAAAAGGAATCATTGGACTTTGTAGTGATGCATCAACAGGAATTTTCTATGCATATGACGACAACTCTATTTTCCAG GTTTCTACATCTGATGAGGGTCGTGACATGTGGCAAGTATACTTGGATATGAAGGCATATCCTGTTGCTTTATCCCATTGCCGTAACTCTTTCCAGAGGGACCAAGTTTACCTAGTGCAG GCTGACGCTGCATTTGCTGCAAAAGAATATTACATAGCAGCATCTTTCTATGCAAAG ATGAATTATATCCTTTCATTTGAGGAGATCAGTTTAAAGTTTATATCTGTAGGTGAGCAG GATGCTCTCAGGACTTTCTTGTTGAGAAGGCTTGATAATCTCACGAAAGATGACAAGATGCAGATAACAATGATCTCAACTTGGGCTACTGAGCTGTACTTAGACAAG ATTAATCGTCTCCTGTTGGAAGATGGCACAGGCACCACGACAAATGTGGTAGCAGATTCCCCCAACTCGGAATATCGTTCAGTAGTAAATGAATTCCGTGCATTTCTTAGTGATAGCAAAGAGGTACTAGATGAAGCAACAACTATGTTATTATTGGAAAG TTATGGTAGAGTAGATGAGCTGGTGTATTTTGCTGGCTTGAAGGAGCAATATGAAATTGTGGTTCATCATTACATTCAG CAAGGAGAAGCAAGAAAAGCCTTGGAAGTGCTTCAACGACATAATGTTCCAGTAGACCTTGTG TATAAATTTGCTCCAGATTTAATCATGCTAGATGCTTATGAGACAGTGGAATCATGGATGATGGCAAGAAGCAAGTTGAGTCCAGGGAAGCTTATACCAGCAATGATGCGTTATGTGAGCGAACCGCATGCCAA GAATGAAACACATGAGGTCATTAAATACTTGGAATTTTGTGTCAAAGATTTGAACAGTGAGGATCCTGGAGTGCACAATTTGTTGCTTTCCTTGTATTCCAAGAAG GCGGATGAGTCCCAGCTTTTGCAATTTCTCGACACCAAGTTTGGTAATGGACAAGCAAATGGCCCTGAGTTCTTTTACGAACCCCAGTATGCTCTGCGTCTATGTCTCCAAGAGAAGAGAATGCGTGCTTGTGTTCGTATTTACAGTATGATGTCCATGCATGAGGAAGCTGTGGCACTTGCTTTGAGG GTGGACTTGGAGCTGGCAAAGGCAGAAGCAGACAAAgttgaagatgatgaagagCTTAGGAAGAAGCTATGGCTTAAGGTTGCAAAACATGTCATTGAGCAAGAGAAAGGAGTCAAGAGAGAGAATATAAAGAAAGCTATAGAATTCCTTTCGGAGACTAACAACTTGCTGAAGATTGAGGACATCCTGCCATTTTTCCCAGACTTTGTATTGATTGACGATTTTAAA GAGGAAATCTGCAAATCTCTCAAGGACTATAACAGCCAGATTGAGCAATTGAAGCAGGAGATGGATGATGCTACGCGTGGGGCAGACAACATCAGGAGTGATATCGGTGCCCTTGCTCAGAGATACACTGTAATTGATCGCGAGGAGGAATGTGGG GTATGCCGGCGCAAAATATTGACTGTGGGAGGATTGCACCAGGTAGGAAGAAGCTATACATCTGTTGGACACATGGCCCCCTTTTATGTGTTTCCCTGTGGACACGCCTTCCATGCGAATTGTTTGATTGGCCATGTAACTCGTTGCACTAGCCAAGCACAA GCTGAGAAAATACTAAACCTTCAGAAGCAGCTCAGCTTAATGGACAGGAAAGCAGCAAAGGAAAATGGTGGAACTGCGAACGGCGAATCTGTTATGAGTACAACACCGGTTGATAAG CTGAGGTCACAGTTGGATGATGCTGTGGCAAGCGAGTGCCCGTTCTGCGGCGATCTGATGATCAAGGAGATCTCTCTGCCGTTCATTCGGCCGGAAGAGTCAGTCGAAAAGGCTTCATGGGAAATCAAACCGCAACCCACGGCTCAGAAGATTCTCCCAATGACCATGTCAATATGA
- the LOC100846120 gene encoding sugar transport protein MST5, whose product MAGGVVVSAAGGKVYPGRMTFFVFFTCLVASSGGLIFGYDIGISGGVTSMDSFLSEFFPSVYAQSKANKDTNQYCKFNSQLLTLFTSSLYLAALATSFVAASVTRVYGRKWSMFCGGLTFLAGSALNGAATGVSMLIAGRILLGIGVGFANQSVPLYLSEMAPANLRGMLNIGFQLMTTIGILAANLINYATVSIPGGWGWRVGLGLAGVPALVITLGALSLPDTPNSLIARGYTAEAKKVLVKIRGTSDVHEEYDDMVAASEEAKSIKHPWRNILEPKYRPQLTIAILIPFFQQLTGINVIMFYAPVLFLTIGFGGDASLMSAVITGLVNMFATIISIICVDRLGRRALFLQGGTQMFVSQIVVGTLIAMQFGTAGVGEMARSYALLLVLFICLYVAGFAWSWGPLGWLVPSEVFALEIRSAGQSIAVCVNMTLTFIIGQAFLTMLCHLKFGLFYFFAAWMVVMTTFIALFLPETKGVAIDEMSLVWSRHWFWSKYVPPAGEGGSSRRAHGV is encoded by the coding sequence ATGGCGGGCGGCGTGGTGGTGAGCGCGGCGGGGGGCAAGGTCTACCCAGGCCGGATGAcattcttcgtcttcttcaccTGCCTCGTGGCCAGCTCCGGCGGGCTCATCTTCGGCTACGACATCGGCATCTCCGGCGGGGTCACCTCCATGGACTCCTTCCTGAGCGAGTTCTTCCCCTCCGTCTACGCGCAATCCAAAGCCAACAAGGACACGAACCAATACTGCAAGTTCAACAGCCAGCTGCTGACCCTCTTCACCTCCTCCCTCTACCTCGCCGCCCTGGCGACCTCCTTCGTCGCCGCGTCCGTGACCCGGGTCTACGGCCGGAAATGGTCCATGTTCTGCGGCGGGCTGACCTTCCTCGCCGGGTCCGCCCTCAACGGCGCCGCCACGGGCGTCTCCATGCTCATCGCCGGCCGCATCCTCCTCGGCATCGGCGTCGGGTTCGCCAACCAGTCCGTCCCGCTCTACCTCTCCGAGATGGCGCCGGCGAACCTCCGCGGGATGCTCAACATCGGGTTCCAGCTCATGACCACCATCGGGATCCTGGCGGCGAATCTCATCAACTACGCCACCGTCAGCATCCCCGGCGGCTGGGGATGGCGGgtcgggctcgggctcgcCGGCGTCCCCGCCCTCGTGATAACCCTAGGagccctctccctccccgACACCCCAAATTCCCTAATCGCCAGAGGCTACACGGCGGAGGCCAAGAAAGTCCTCGTCAAGATCCGGGGAACCTCCGACGTCCACGAGGAGTACGACGACATGGTCGCCGCCAGCGAAGAAGCCAAATCCATCAAGCATCCATGGCGGAACATTCTGGAACCCAAATACCGGCCGCAGCTGACAATCGCGAtcctgatccccttcttccaGCAGCTCACCGGCATCAACGTGATCATGTTCTACGCGCCGGTGCTCTTCCTGACGATAGGCTTCGGCGGCGACGCCTCCTTAATGTCCGCCGTGATCACGGGGCTTGTCAACATGTTCGCCACCATCATCTCCATCATCTGCGTCGACAGGCTCGGCCGGCGAGCGCTCTTCCTGCAGGGCGGCACGCAGATGTTCGTGTCGCAGATCGTCGTCGGCACGCTCATCGCCATGCAGTTCGGCACCGCCGGCGTCGGGGAGATGGCGCGCTCGTACGCGCTGCTGCTCGTGCTCTTCATCTGCCTCTATGTCGCGGGGTTCGCTTGGTCCTGGGGCCCGCTGGGGTGGCTGGTGCCCAGCGAGGTGTTCGCGCTCGAGATCCGGTCGGCGGGCCAGAGCATCGCCGTCTGCGTCAACATGACGCTCACCTTCATCATCGGCCAGGCGTTCCTGACGATGCTGTGCCATCTCAAGTTTGggcttttttatttcttcgcGGCGTGGATGGTGGTCATGACGACGTTCATCGCGTTGTTTCTGCCGGAGACGAAAGGGGTGGCCATTGATGAGATGAGTTTGGTGTGGAGCAGACACTGGTTCTGGAGCAAGTACGTTCCCCCTGCCGGTGAAGGAGGAAGCAGCCGCAGAGCGCACGGCGTCTAG